The candidate division WOR-3 bacterium genome has a window encoding:
- a CDS encoding DUF1844 domain-containing protein, whose amino-acid sequence MSKKEKKVLEEATFSSIVMRMATGAYISLGLVEDPLTGKKEKDLETSRYLIDSLRILRDKTKGNLTKEEEGYLKNIIQDLELKYIKEKE is encoded by the coding sequence ATGAGTAAAAAAGAAAAAAAAGTTTTAGAAGAAGCAACTTTTTCTTCCATAGTTATGCGGATGGCAACAGGGGCTTATATTTCTCTTGGGCTTGTAGAGGATCCATTAACAGGCAAAAAGGAAAAAGACTTAGAAACATCAAGATATCTCATAGACTCTTTAAGAATACTTAGAGATAAAACAAAAGGTAACCTAACAAAAGAAGAAGAAGGTTATTTAAAGAACATAATTCAAGATCTTGAATTAAAATATATAAAAGAAAAGGAGTAA